The following coding sequences are from one Microbacterium sp. SORGH_AS_0969 window:
- a CDS encoding aminotransferase class V-fold PLP-dependent enzyme, whose translation MSSLASRFAGGRDYLAACTVGLPSRATVRAVRADLDAAASGRPDVAAASRAVEDARAAYARLVRAPVSDIAIASQTSVMVSLIAASLPAGAEVLCPEGDFASLVAPFAHAGRGIRLRTVPLDDLADAVRAETALVAFSLVQSATGEVADAAGIVAAAARVGARTLCDLTQAAGWHPVDATLFDATVCHAYKWLCCPRGVGFLTVRPDFARSLRPVQAGWYSGDDPWASCYGTGGTLAPDARRFDVSPAWQAFVGAAPAIEMFADADITEVYAHTTGLAARFREGLRLPQPARPSAIVTWPDADGEALSRLSARGITASGRAGRARVAFHVFNDDGDVDRALRALGTTAVPAARPVALSYSI comes from the coding sequence ATGAGCAGCCTCGCCTCCCGCTTCGCCGGCGGCCGCGACTATCTCGCCGCCTGCACCGTCGGTCTCCCGTCGCGCGCCACCGTGCGCGCCGTGCGCGCGGACCTCGACGCCGCGGCATCCGGTCGCCCCGATGTCGCCGCCGCATCGCGCGCGGTCGAGGATGCGCGCGCCGCGTACGCGCGCCTCGTGCGCGCCCCCGTGAGCGACATCGCGATCGCCTCGCAGACCTCGGTGATGGTGTCCCTCATCGCCGCGTCGCTGCCGGCCGGCGCCGAGGTCCTGTGCCCCGAGGGCGACTTCGCCTCGCTCGTCGCCCCCTTCGCGCACGCGGGCCGAGGTATTCGTCTGCGCACGGTGCCGCTCGACGATCTCGCCGACGCCGTGCGAGCCGAGACCGCCCTGGTGGCGTTCTCCCTCGTGCAGTCGGCGACGGGAGAAGTCGCGGATGCCGCCGGGATCGTCGCTGCGGCCGCCCGCGTCGGGGCGCGCACGCTGTGCGATCTCACGCAGGCCGCGGGCTGGCATCCGGTCGACGCCACCCTCTTCGACGCGACAGTCTGTCACGCGTACAAGTGGCTCTGCTGCCCGCGTGGCGTGGGCTTCCTCACCGTGCGGCCCGACTTTGCACGGTCGCTCCGGCCTGTGCAGGCGGGCTGGTACTCGGGAGACGATCCGTGGGCGTCGTGCTACGGAACCGGCGGCACCCTCGCGCCGGACGCGCGCCGGTTCGACGTCTCGCCCGCCTGGCAGGCCTTCGTCGGGGCCGCTCCCGCGATCGAGATGTTCGCCGACGCCGACATCACGGAGGTCTACGCCCACACGACGGGGTTGGCGGCGCGATTCCGCGAAGGACTCCGACTCCCCCAGCCTGCACGCCCCTCGGCGATCGTCACGTGGCCGGATGCCGACGGCGAAGCCCTCTCGCGGCTGTCAGCTCGCGGCATCACGGCGTCGGGACGCGCGGGCCGCGCGCGCGTCGCGTTCCACGTCTTCAACGAC